The Williamwhitmania taraxaci genome includes a window with the following:
- a CDS encoding universal stress protein, with protein MKNVLIALDYDPTAKIVADKGGFLSKTMNAKITLLHVISKPVLYYASYHEIAPLLKNEDELKATSKLFLDQLKKDLRDESIRTIVKEGDTSDCILKTAKDTNADVIVLGTHSRKWLENIVMGSVAESVLKHSTLPLFIIPTKKQRD; from the coding sequence ATGAAAAATGTACTGATTGCTTTAGATTATGATCCTACCGCTAAGATAGTTGCAGATAAAGGGGGCTTTTTGTCTAAAACCATGAATGCCAAAATTACTTTACTACATGTAATTTCAAAACCGGTGCTGTATTATGCTTCATACCATGAAATAGCTCCTCTTTTAAAAAATGAAGATGAATTAAAAGCAACATCTAAACTTTTTCTTGATCAATTGAAAAAGGATCTTCGAGACGAATCAATTCGAACCATAGTTAAAGAGGGTGATACATCTGATTGCATTTTAAAAACGGCAAAAGATACGAATGCCGATGTTATTGTTCTGGGTACACATAGCCGAAAATGGCTAGAAAATATAGTTATGGGAAGCGTTGCAGAAAGTGTACTTAAACATTCGACTTTACCACTCTTTATTATTCCAACAAAAAAACAAAGAGATTAA